The Gemmatimonas aurantiaca genomic sequence GACGTGACGAAGTGCTGGTCGGCCTGCTGTTGCTGGTCGCCATCGTCATCGGACTCGGCGGCACCATCTGGATCGCCCGCGGCGGATTGTCGAAGGGCTATTCGATGTATGCGCGCTTCCCGTGGGGCGCGGGACTCAAGCAGGGGCAGCCGGTGCTGCTGGCCGGTGTGCAGGTGGGTTTCGTGGACGAGGTCAAACTCATCCCCGACGGAACGATCACCGTCACGCTGCAGATCCAGAAGGAACACCAGGTCCCCGCAGGCACGACCGCATCCGTGAAACCCAACGGCATCTTCGGCGATCAGCTCATCGCACTGCAACCGATCAAAGGCGCGCAGGGATACATGAGCCGGGGCGATACGATTCCCGTGGGTCCCGGTACGCCGGGCACCGATGAGTTGCTCACCAAGGGCGATTCCATCGCCGCCAATGTTCTCGCGCTGACCGACGAAACCCGCGCGCAGTTCGTGGCAGATGGCGGCGTGAAGGACATCCGCCGCACGGTGGCCGATCTCACGAAGCTGGTAGCGCAACTCAGCGCGGTCGCCACCGCCCAGTCGACACAGCTCACGAAGACGCAGGAGCAGCTCCGTCGCACCCTGGCGAGCATCGATTCCGTGAAGGTGGATTCGAGCGTGAAGAACGTGCAGGCCATGACGGCAAGCTTCGAGCAGCTGTCACGGGAGTTGCGCGAAACCAACGGCAAGGTCCAACTGGTGGTGGACAAGGTGTCCAACGGCAACGGCACCGCCGGGAAGCTGATGAACGATCCGGCGGTGTACACGCGCATGGATTCGCTGCTGGCGCACATCGATGCCCTGGTGCTCGATCTGCAGAAGAATCCGCGGCGGTATATAAATTTGAAGATATTTTGATGGATGACAGAGGGCGGCGCTGTGGCGCCGCCCTCTGCTTTTGTATCAAGAGGGAGCAGGGAGGAGCTGGTCAGGGGGAGATTGATAGACACAGTCGGCGACATTTGCCTGTTTTAGGAGATAGTGGCGACGGAGACCGAAGAGCATGCGTCTGATCTGACGGAGTTCGTCGAGGGTCGACTCGCAGGTGCCAATGGCAGGGCAGAGTCGCATGGCGAGCAGCAGGTGAGTCTCCACTTCGAAATTGCTGCCGATGGCCACGGCCAAATGACGTGTGACGAGCCCGGGAGAGGGCTGGCCGACGCCTTCAGCGATATTGGCGGGAATGGACGCCACCGCGCGGCGCAGTTGGGTCGCGAGGCCAGGTGCTTTCCTCCCCTGGATTCTCCGCGCCACCGCGTGGATTTCCACCGCC encodes the following:
- a CDS encoding four helix bundle protein; the protein is MQNPANLEVWRRAMDLAVEIHAVARRIQGRKAPGLATQLRRAVASIPANIAEGVGQPSPGLVTRHLAVAIGSNFEVETHLLLAMRLCPAIGTCESTLDELRQIRRMLFGLRRHYLLKQANVADCVYQSPPDQLLPAPS
- a CDS encoding MlaD family protein — translated: MTTKRRDEVLVGLLLLVAIVIGLGGTIWIARGGLSKGYSMYARFPWGAGLKQGQPVLLAGVQVGFVDEVKLIPDGTITVTLQIQKEHQVPAGTTASVKPNGIFGDQLIALQPIKGAQGYMSRGDTIPVGPGTPGTDELLTKGDSIAANVLALTDETRAQFVADGGVKDIRRTVADLTKLVAQLSAVATAQSTQLTKTQEQLRRTLASIDSVKVDSSVKNVQAMTASFEQLSRELRETNGKVQLVVDKVSNGNGTAGKLMNDPAVYTRMDSLLAHIDALVLDLQKNPRRYINLKIF